Proteins from a single region of Sylvia atricapilla isolate bSylAtr1 chromosome 9, bSylAtr1.pri, whole genome shotgun sequence:
- the RC3H1 gene encoding roquin-1 isoform X4 yields the protein MPVQAPQWTDFLSCPICTQTFDETIRKPISLGCGHTVCKMCLNKLHRKACPFDQTTINTDIELLPVNSALLQLVGAQVPEQQPITLCSGAEDTKHYEEGKKCVEELALYLKPLSSARGVGLNSTTQSVLSRPMQRKLVTLVHCQLVEEEGRIRAMRAARSLGERTVTELILQHQNPQQLSSNLWAAVRARGCQFLGPAMQEEALKLVLLALEDGSALSRKVLVLFVVQRLEPRFPQASKTSIGHVVQLLYRASCFKVTKRDEDSSLMQLKEEFRTYEALRREHDSQIVQIAMEAGLRIAPDQWSSLLYGDQSHKSHMQSIIDKLQTPASFAQSVQELTIALQRTGDPANLNRLRPHLELLANIDPSPDAPPPTWEQLENGLVAVRTVVHGLVDYIQNHSKKGTDQQQPPQHSKYKTYMCRDMKQRGGCPRGASCTFAHSQEELEKFRKMNKRLVPRRPLSASLGQLNEVGLPSGAILSEEGGVDLPNRKTSALPNGIVSTGSTVTQLISRGTDSGYESALKPGKMDHLSSSAPGSPPDLLESVPKSSISALPVNPHPVPARAPADLPSVSVTKQLQMVPRGSQLYNAQQADMFYQDPRGAAPSFEPAPYQQGVYYPTQSMSRFVRPPPSAAEAGAPYLEHYGPYLPERVVSPQYPQGYPALAQPMYPPHYDGRRVYPPVQPYQRTEDVVRGSPVPIDIPQAAVPLYVPESRDRYQQTEAYCPVPPHLGQIRPSCHRPHPSLDELHRRRKEIMAQLEERKVISPPPFAPSPTLPHPFHSEEYLDEDLKVAGKYKGNDYSQYSPWSCDTIGSYIGTKDAKPKDVVAARSVEMANVDSKAMREQRLDMQRRAAETGDDDLIPFGDRPTVSRFGAISRTSKAMYQNSGPMQAMAVQGAASKSIISDYSPYETHSGWGGSPYSPHQNIPSQGRFNDRERLSMSDVAGHGKPLPSAEREQQLRMELQQVDHQISQQTQMRGLEREATTLAGQPQPPPPPPKWPGMISSEQLSLELHQVEREIGKRTRELSMESQSSLDMKNKLGTTKQTENGQLEPQNKVPAEDLTLTFSDVPNGSALTQENIGLLSNNMASLSLSEEPEGGGDGHDSQRAGVTPTSAP from the exons ATGCCTGTACAAGCTCCACAATGGACGGATTTTCTCTCCTGCCCCATTTGCACACAGACTTTCGACGAGACCATCCGAAAGCCCATCAGCCTGGGCTGTGGCCACACTGTCTGCAAGATGTGCCTCAACAAGCTCCACCGTAAGGCATGTCCCTTCGACCAGACCACTATCAACACAGACATTGAACTCCTTCCTGTGAACTCGGCCTTGCTGCAGCTTGTGGGTGCTCAG GTTCCTGAGCAGCAGCCGATTACTTTATGCAGTGGAGCTGAAGATACCAAGCATTATGAGGAGGGCAAGAAATGTGTGGAAGAACTGGCATTGTACCTCAAACCACTCAGCAGTGCAAGAG gtgTGGGTCTTAACAGTACTACTCAGAGTGTGCTGAGCCGTCCCATGCAGAGGAAACTTGTGACATTAGTCCATTGCCAGctggtggaggaggaagggcgGATCAGAGCCATGCGTGCAGCACGGTCGCTGGGTGAAAGAACAGTCACTGAGCTCATTCTCCAGCATCAAAAccctcagcagctctcctccaacctctgggctgcagtgagAGCCAGAGGCTGCCAGTTCCTTGGGCCAG CAATGCAAGAGGAGGCTTTAAAGCTGGTTCTGCTGGCTTTGGAAGATGGATCTGCTCTGTCACGAAAGGTCTTGGTTCTCTTTGTGGTGCAGAGACTGGAGCCACGGTTCCCTCAGGCTTCCAAAACCAGCATTGGGCACGTTGTCCAGCTCCTTTACAGAGCCTCGTGCTTCAAG GTGACCAAGCGAGATGAGGATTCCTCCCTGATGCAGCTGAAGGAGGAATTCCGCACTTACGAAGCTCTGAGAAGGGAACACGATTCCCAGATAGTTCAGATAGCCATGGAAGCAGGTCTGCGCATTGCACCAGACCAGTGGTCCTCACTGCTCTATGGAGACCAGTCTCACAAATCCCACATGCAGAGTATCATTGACAAG ttgcaGACCCCAGCCTCGTTTGCACAGAGTGTTCAGGAATTAACTATTGCTCTCCAGAGGACTGGAGATCCAGCAAACTTGAATCGTCTTCGACCTCACCTAGAGCTCCTAGCAAATATTGATCCCAGTCCAG ATGCTCCACCTCCAACATGGGAACAACTGGAAAATGGACTAGTTGCAGTGAGGACTGTGGTTCATGGCTTAGTTGATTATATCCAGAATCACAGCAAAAAAGGAACAGATCAACAACAG CCCCCTCAGCACAGCAAGTACAAGACATACATGTGCCGAGACATGAAGCAGAGAGGAGGGTGTCCCCGGGGGGCCAGCTGCACCTTTGCACACTcgcaggaggagctggaaaa ATTCCGTAAAATGAACAAGCGTCTCGTTCCCAGAAGACCCCTTAGTGCCTCTCTGGGCCAGCTGAATGAGGTGGGCCTGCCTTCAGGAGCTATCCTCTCAGAGGAAGGGGGAGTGGACTTGCCCAATAGGAAAACTTCTGCTCTGCCAAACGGAATTGTGTCAACAGGCAGCACAGTGACGCAACTAATTTCTCGAGGGACTGACTCCGGTTATGAGAGTGCCCTGAAACCGGGGAAGATGGACCACCTGAGTAGCAGTGCCCCTGGATCTCCTCCGGACTT GCTGGAATCTGTTCCCAAGAGCTCTATTTCTGCCTTGCCAGTGAACCCTCATCCTGTGCCTGCTCGGGCACCAGCAGATCTGCCCTCGGTGTCTGTCACCAAGCAGTTGCAGATGGTACCACGAGGGTCTCAGCTGTACAATGCACAACAAGCAGATATGTTTTATCAAGACCCCAGAGGGGCTGCCCCATCATTTGAGCCAGCACCCTACCAACAAG GAGTGTACTACCCCACTCAGTCCATGTCGCGCTTTGTGCGCCCGCCTCCGTCGGCGGCCGAGGCGGGCGCGCCGTACCTGGAGCACTACGGGCCGTACCTGCCGGAGCGCGTGGTGAGCCCGCAGTACCCGCAGGGCtaccctgccctggcacagcccatgTACCCGCCGCACTACGACGGCCGCCGCGTCTACCCGCCCGTGCAGCCCTACCAGCGCACCGAGGACGTGGTGCGCGGCAGCCCCGTGCCCATCGACATCCCGCAGGCCGCCGTGCCCCTCTACGTGCCCGAGTCCAGAGACAGATACCAGCAAACTGAGGCTTACTGCCCGGTGCCGCCGCATCTCGGCCAGATCAGACCTTCCTGCCACAGG CCTCATCCCAGCCTGGATGAACTTCACAGACGAAGGAAAGAGATCATGGCCCAGCTGGAAGAGAGGAAGGTGATCTCTCCACCTCCTTTTGCACCATCACCGACCTTGCCTCATCCTTTTCACTCAGAAGAG TACTTGGATGAAGACCTGAAGGTAGCTGGGAAATACAAAGGAAATGACTACAGCCAGTACTCTCCCTGGTCCTGTGACACCATCGGCTCCTACATTGGAACCAAAGATGCAAAACCCAAAGATGTTGTGGCAGCAAGGAGTGTGGAGATGGCG AATGTGGATAGCAAAGCCATGCGTGAGCAGCGCCTGGACATGCAGCGGCGAGCGGCCGAGACCGGGGACGATGACCTCATTCCCTTTGGAGACCGACCAACTGTGTCAAGATTTGGGGCCATCTCTCGCACTTCCAAAGCCATGTACCAGAACTCTGGGCCCATGCAGGCCATGGCAGTTCAGGGAGCTGCCTCCAAATCCATCATTTCAG ACTACAGTCCTTACGAAACCCACAGTGGCTGGGGAGGCTCTCCATATTCTCCACATCAAAATATACCTTCTCAGGGACGTTTCAATGACAG GGAGAGGCTGTCCATGTCGGATGTGGCTGGTCACGGGAAGCCATTGCCCTCAGCTGAACGAGAGCAGCAGCTGCGCATGGAGCTGCAGCAAGTTGACCATCAGATCAGCCAGCAGACACAAATGAGGGGGCTGGAG AGAGAGGCGACTACCCTGGCAGGCCAACCACAGCCCCCACCCCCACCTCCCAAGTGGCCTGGGATGATCTCAAGTGAACAGCTGAGCTTGGAGCTACACCAGGTGGAAAGGGAAATTGGGAAGCGAACCCGTGAGCTGAGCATG GAGAGCCAGTCTTCACTGGATATGAAAAACAAGCTGGGCACCActaaacagacagaaaatggaCAATTAGAACCACAAAATAAGGTTCCAGCTGAGGACCTTACACTAACATTCAG TGATGTTCCAAATGGATCAGCTTTGACCCAAGAGAACATTGGCCTCCTGTCAAACAATATGGCATCTCTCAGCCTGTCAGAGGAGCCcgagggaggaggagatggcCATGACTCCCAGCGAGCAGGAGTCACACCCACATCTGCTCCATGA